CGTTATCAAAACCATGATGCCCCGACGCTCAAATCGGCCACTCACCCCCGATGAGGCACTTGCCAAGATGGAGCACTTCTGTGCTTATAGAGAGCGATGCCCCAAAGAAGTGCGGGCAAAATTGGCCGAGCTGGGCATGAAAGGAGCGGATGCTGCCCAAATCCTCGAAGTGTTGAGCGGGGATGGCTTCTTCGACGAAGAACGCTTTGCATTCGCTTACGCGGGTGGGAAATTTCGGATGAACCATTGGGGACGTGCCCGCATCCGCCAAGAGCTCCGGATGCGCGACATAAATGAAAGTGTGATTCGCCGCGCCTTAGATTCGATTGATGAGCACGAGTATCTAAAATTACTGAAGCAACTGGTGGAGAAAAAAAGTCGCCAATACGCAGGTCAGGAACACGCACGCGAAAAAACAGCCGCATCGCTCATTCGAGCGGGGTTTGAGCCGGAATTGGTTTTTCGGTATCTTTGACAAAACAAACGCACATCGCCCCGATTGTTTCGCCAAATTCCGCCTCTTAGAAACCTGACTTTTCCAAAAAGTTGGTAAACCGCACCTCCCGGCGAGCTGTTAACTTTCGCTTCTTTTCCGATTGTTCACATTTCAAACTGCTCTGTTATCGTATGGCAAAAGATAAACTCACACTCAG
This genomic interval from Saprospiraceae bacterium contains the following:
- a CDS encoding RecX family transcriptional regulator, whose product is MMPRRSNRPLTPDEALAKMEHFCAYRERCPKEVRAKLAELGMKGADAAQILEVLSGDGFFDEERFAFAYAGGKFRMNHWGRARIRQELRMRDINESVIRRALDSIDEHEYLKLLKQLVEKKSRQYAGQEHAREKTAASLIRAGFEPELVFRYL